From Candidatus Bathyanammoxibius amoris, the proteins below share one genomic window:
- a CDS encoding glutamate mutase L, which translates to MRRMANNKDKGRESSQQTPAETPAHKPDKLDVILATDCGSTTTKAILIEKKGNEYRQTYRGEAPTTVEAPFEDVTRGVLNSMTELEELSGRKILDGEKIMMPSEGNDGVDIYVSTSSAGGGLQMMVAGAVKSMSAQSAQRAALGAGAIVIDVIASNDKRMPHERIELIRQIRPDMILLSGGTDGGTVSHVVELAEYIAAANPRARLGTTFKLPVVYAGNKDAIEKVRETLEDKTSLHVTDNIRPTLDTENLMPARQAIQQLFLEHVMAHAPGYKELMSYTSAPIMPTPAAVGVIIENAARTENINVVGVDIGGATTDVFSVFDGVFTRTVSANLGMSYSISNVLAEAGVENIMRWVPFSIDESDLRNRIKNKMIRPTTIPQLLEELKIEQAISREALRLAFEQHKTLAVKLKGVRKARDISEAFRAEEEESLVDMFSLDLLIGSGGVLSHAPRRSQAMMMLIDAFGTQGVTRIAVDSIFMMPHLGVLSTISPEAAQEVFIKDCLVHLGTCVSVNNTRKIGEKCLKVKITMPGGKVMEESLTFGELRLYPLAADEEAEVEADPTRHFDLGKGKGSAIKEKVRGGVVGLVIDARGRPLDTAAARDKGVSQLTSWARALDAYPE; encoded by the coding sequence ATGAGACGCATGGCCAACAATAAAGATAAAGGACGGGAATCGTCTCAACAGACGCCCGCGGAAACACCTGCACACAAGCCCGATAAACTTGACGTAATCCTTGCCACGGATTGTGGCAGCACCACCACCAAGGCCATCTTAATCGAAAAAAAGGGCAATGAGTACCGCCAGACCTATCGCGGCGAGGCCCCCACCACCGTCGAGGCCCCTTTTGAAGACGTGACCAGGGGCGTACTCAACTCCATGACGGAACTTGAAGAATTATCGGGCAGAAAGATCCTGGACGGGGAGAAAATTATGATGCCCTCGGAGGGCAACGACGGGGTGGACATCTACGTCTCTACCAGTAGCGCGGGCGGCGGCCTGCAGATGATGGTCGCGGGGGCCGTCAAGAGTATGAGCGCACAGAGTGCCCAGAGGGCGGCACTGGGCGCGGGCGCCATAGTTATAGACGTCATCGCCTCCAACGACAAGAGGATGCCGCATGAGAGGATTGAACTCATACGCCAGATCCGACCGGACATGATACTGCTCTCCGGCGGCACTGACGGCGGTACGGTCAGCCATGTCGTGGAACTGGCCGAATACATAGCTGCCGCAAACCCGAGGGCCAGACTCGGCACCACGTTCAAGCTGCCCGTGGTCTACGCCGGAAACAAGGACGCCATAGAAAAGGTCCGTGAGACGTTGGAGGACAAAACCAGTTTACACGTTACCGACAACATCCGCCCCACACTGGACACGGAAAACCTGATGCCTGCGCGTCAGGCCATACAGCAGCTCTTCTTAGAACACGTGATGGCCCACGCCCCCGGCTACAAGGAACTGATGTCGTACACCTCTGCCCCGATTATGCCCACCCCCGCCGCGGTCGGTGTTATAATCGAAAACGCAGCCAGGACGGAAAATATCAACGTGGTAGGTGTGGACATTGGCGGGGCGACCACCGACGTCTTCTCCGTCTTTGACGGCGTCTTCACCCGGACGGTAAGCGCCAACCTGGGCATGAGCTACAGCATCTCAAACGTACTGGCCGAGGCGGGGGTTGAAAACATAATGAGGTGGGTACCCTTCAGCATAGACGAGTCAGACCTCCGCAACAGGATTAAGAACAAGATGATACGCCCCACTACGATACCGCAGCTGCTGGAAGAACTGAAGATAGAACAGGCCATCTCCAGAGAGGCGTTGAGGCTGGCCTTTGAGCAGCACAAAACCCTGGCGGTAAAATTAAAAGGGGTGCGGAAGGCCAGAGACATATCAGAAGCGTTTCGAGCCGAAGAAGAGGAGTCGCTGGTGGACATGTTCTCGCTGGACCTGCTCATAGGAAGCGGCGGTGTCCTGTCACATGCCCCAAGACGCTCTCAGGCAATGATGATGCTAATAGACGCCTTCGGGACACAGGGCGTTACGCGCATCGCCGTTGACAGCATATTCATGATGCCGCACCTCGGAGTACTCTCCACCATCAGTCCAGAGGCCGCCCAGGAGGTCTTCATTAAGGACTGTCTGGTGCACCTGGGCACCTGTGTCTCCGTTAACAATACCAGGAAAATCGGTGAGAAGTGCCTCAAGGTAAAAATCACCATGCCCGGCGGGAAGGTTATGGAGGAGTCCCTTACGTTCGGGGAGTTGAGGCTGTACCCGCTGGCGGCCGATGAGGAGGCCGAGGTAGAGGCAGACCCAACGAGACATTTTGACCTCGGCAAGGGGAAGGGCTCGGCAATCAAGGAAAAGGTACGGGGAGGTGTTGTAGGCCTTGTTATTGACGCTAGAGGCAGGCCCCTTGATACGGCTGCCGCAAGGGATAAAGGGGTCAGCCAGCTTACCAGCTGGGCCAGGGCCCTCGACGCATACCCGGAATGA
- a CDS encoding response regulator, producing the protein MGRPLKVLIVEDSEDDTALLVRELRKGGYDVVGTASSGTEAVKLARELKPSLILMDIVMPGELDGIEAAETIKAELGIPVTFLTAYADDRFIKRAKKVEPFGYILKPFNEDQIRATIEITFHKKDVEESLRKSSKEYRALIEKLIAVVGDIAEETRSGKSLPQAEKLRALSAVVAGLSHEFNSLFAVIQSNPQLLEGGHEEHKEITEGLNALRKVTRDGAEIIHKMYESTRPKADSSRFVPVNMRGLIQDEVDFSRPMWKEMAQARGITFDIDLGGLKKIPTIEADPSELRSALENIINNALDAMPEGGRLSFRSWRDGDYICVSISDTGVGMSKKARESIFEPFFSTKTPADSGLGMSIVYGIITRHGGKIDVESEEGKGSTITLRLPIIRKPAAAQPAYEPSQKP; encoded by the coding sequence ATGGGTAGACCGCTTAAGGTGTTGATCGTTGAGGATTCTGAAGACGACACTGCGCTTCTGGTGCGTGAGCTGCGGAAGGGCGGCTACGACGTGGTGGGCACGGCGTCCTCGGGGACGGAGGCCGTGAAGCTAGCCCGGGAGCTGAAACCCAGCCTGATCCTGATGGACATCGTCATGCCGGGAGAGTTAGACGGTATAGAGGCCGCCGAGACAATAAAGGCCGAACTGGGTATTCCGGTCACTTTTCTGACCGCCTACGCGGATGACAGGTTCATCAAGAGGGCGAAGAAGGTGGAACCCTTCGGGTATATCCTGAAACCGTTTAATGAAGACCAGATAAGGGCGACCATTGAGATAACCTTTCATAAAAAAGACGTTGAGGAGAGTCTGCGTAAATCGTCAAAAGAATACCGCGCCTTGATAGAGAAGCTCATTGCCGTTGTGGGCGATATTGCGGAGGAAACGCGGTCGGGGAAGAGCCTCCCGCAAGCGGAAAAATTAAGGGCCCTGAGCGCGGTGGTTGCGGGGCTTTCCCACGAGTTTAACAGTCTCTTTGCAGTCATCCAGAGTAACCCGCAGCTGCTGGAGGGCGGCCATGAGGAACATAAAGAGATAACGGAAGGTCTTAACGCCCTCCGTAAGGTGACCCGGGACGGCGCCGAGATTATCCACAAGATGTATGAGTCCACCAGGCCAAAGGCTGATTCATCCAGGTTTGTTCCGGTAAACATGCGCGGGTTGATACAAGATGAGGTTGATTTTTCAAGGCCCATGTGGAAAGAGATGGCGCAGGCCAGGGGAATAACCTTCGACATAGACCTGGGCGGTCTTAAAAAAATACCGACCATAGAGGCCGACCCTTCCGAATTAAGGAGCGCGCTGGAAAATATAATCAATAACGCCCTGGACGCAATGCCTGAGGGGGGACGTCTCTCCTTTCGTTCGTGGAGGGACGGCGACTACATCTGTGTTAGTATATCTGACACCGGCGTGGGCATGTCGAAAAAAGCGCGGGAGAGTATCTTTGAACCGTTTTTCTCCACAAAGACCCCTGCGGACAGCGGGCTGGGCATGAGTATCGTCTACGGCATAATAACAAGACACGGCGGCAAGATAGACGTGGAAAGTGAGGAAGGAAAGGGCAGCACAATTACCCTGAGACTCCCGATAATCAGAAAGCCCGCCGCCGCACAGCCAGCGTACGAACCGTCCCAGAAGCCGTAG
- a CDS encoding SDR family oxidoreductase, with protein sequence MKTILITGGTGFLGGSLVRRLARKDYRLILLVRNKGKLGGGGLGRLLAEEDGKVPAHSARIELLEGDVTRPLLGLESKVFLRLADEVDTVFHCAALTDFDDRDTLLRTNFVGTKEVLDFAVAQRPKRYHHISSAFVSGKSNPQWNNATRKGRYNNAYEESKLVGEVLVRKYTSLYRLPATIYRPSMIIGSSKNGYTKCFKGMYFFAKALYLISKTSEYARGESFRMFGLIDAGINLVPMDYVADSIMAISGDDDDERSIGKTFNVINPNPPSLQQLKVLLVRTMGIRDPEIVPLTDQTTLNSLERLYLSYTRPYLPYVHNKYKFYSSNTRELLMEKDIICPRIDRRLVSLLTDFAIRNNWGNDTEQKKPVLGGLN encoded by the coding sequence ATGAAAACGATCCTCATAACGGGCGGTACGGGGTTCCTGGGCGGTAGCCTTGTCAGGAGATTGGCCAGGAAAGATTATCGGCTCATCCTGCTGGTAAGAAATAAAGGTAAACTAGGCGGCGGCGGTCTTGGAAGACTGCTTGCCGAGGAAGACGGTAAAGTACCCGCACACTCGGCTAGAATTGAACTCTTGGAGGGTGACGTCACCCGGCCCCTTCTCGGCCTTGAGAGTAAAGTGTTTCTGAGGCTGGCTGACGAGGTAGACACGGTATTCCATTGTGCGGCACTCACGGATTTTGACGACAGGGACACCCTGCTGCGCACAAACTTTGTCGGCACAAAGGAGGTGCTGGACTTTGCTGTGGCGCAAAGGCCGAAGCGCTATCACCATATTAGCAGCGCATTTGTGAGTGGCAAAAGTAATCCTCAGTGGAATAACGCGACACGCAAAGGAAGATATAACAACGCCTATGAGGAGTCAAAGCTCGTTGGCGAGGTATTAGTTAGGAAGTATACCTCTTTGTATCGACTACCTGCTACCATTTATCGGCCCTCGATGATAATAGGAAGTTCAAAGAACGGTTACACAAAGTGTTTTAAGGGTATGTACTTCTTTGCAAAGGCATTGTACTTAATCTCTAAGACTTCCGAGTACGCGCGCGGTGAATCTTTCAGGATGTTCGGGCTCATAGATGCCGGTATAAACCTTGTCCCGATGGACTACGTAGCCGACAGCATCATGGCAATTTCCGGTGACGATGACGATGAGAGAAGCATCGGAAAGACTTTCAACGTAATAAACCCCAACCCGCCAAGCCTGCAACAACTAAAAGTGCTGCTGGTCCGTACCATGGGCATAAGAGACCCGGAGATAGTGCCACTCACTGACCAGACTACACTTAATTCGCTGGAAAGGTTATATCTGTCCTATACAAGGCCATACCTCCCTTACGTTCACAATAAATACAAGTTTTATTCCAGCAATACCCGGGAACTCCTTATGGAAAAGGACATTATCTGTCCCAGGATAGACCGCCGGCTTGTATCGCTCCTAACAGACTTTGCCATAAGAAACAACTGGGGCAATGACACGGAACAAAAAAAGCCGGTGCTTGGAGGGCTTAACTGA
- a CDS encoding SCP2 sterol-binding domain-containing protein, with the protein MQRPDIPDETTHREYFGNLVIPRINNSPMTRIEGLNIKLQFEITGRDAGKWTLVVEDGKAKEVVEGDAIIPDCTLGLSGDVFMGIVRQEINPLNAFFEGKIKVSGDTTAAIRIAALAPYL; encoded by the coding sequence ATGCAGAGACCCGATATCCCGGACGAGACCACACACAGAGAATACTTCGGCAACCTGGTGATACCCCGGATAAACAACTCACCAATGACCCGCATCGAAGGGCTGAACATCAAGTTGCAGTTTGAAATTACCGGCAGGGACGCGGGCAAATGGACACTTGTGGTCGAGGACGGCAAGGCAAAGGAAGTAGTCGAGGGAGATGCCATTATACCCGACTGCACCCTGGGCTTGAGTGGAGACGTCTTTATGGGCATAGTAAGGCAGGAAATAAACCCGCTAAACGCCTTCTTCGAAGGAAAGATAAAGGTAAGTGGTGATACCACGGCGGCCATAAGGATAGCCGCACTTGCCCCATACCTTTAG
- a CDS encoding flavodoxin family protein, with protein MNPPVLGISGSPIENSNTDRLIKMILDETGLDWEFIKLSELDIHPCNACKGCVSDNVCKQEDDWQGIAGKVLDAQALVIGGYAPYGSLDARTKAFMERMYCFRHQKALSTGKLGVAVAVGINENDIPGAERAAEQIVQFMQMERMEVLGQVTASGNVPCLSCGYGTECEISAVPWIFGKVDTITDDMFKRVEDQPGVIEQAARLGREIKRRLNN; from the coding sequence ATGAACCCTCCGGTACTCGGAATAAGCGGGAGTCCGATAGAAAACAGTAACACAGACCGCCTGATAAAGATGATACTTGATGAGACGGGTCTGGATTGGGAATTTATAAAGCTCTCGGAACTCGATATACATCCGTGCAACGCGTGTAAGGGTTGTGTGAGCGACAACGTGTGCAAGCAGGAAGACGACTGGCAGGGTATAGCAGGCAAGGTGCTTGACGCCCAGGCGCTGGTAATAGGGGGCTACGCGCCGTACGGGAGCCTTGACGCCCGGACCAAGGCGTTTATGGAGCGAATGTACTGTTTCCGCCACCAGAAAGCGCTCAGCACGGGCAAGCTGGGCGTGGCGGTTGCGGTGGGCATCAACGAGAACGATATTCCCGGTGCAGAACGCGCGGCGGAGCAAATAGTGCAGTTTATGCAGATGGAGCGGATGGAGGTGCTTGGACAGGTGACCGCGTCGGGGAACGTGCCATGCCTCTCATGCGGCTACGGCACGGAGTGCGAGATCAGCGCTGTCCCGTGGATATTCGGCAAGGTAGACACCATTACTGATGATATGTTCAAGCGGGTGGAAGACCAGCCCGGGGTGATTGAACAGGCTGCGCGCCTGGGTAGAGAGATAAAAAGGCGTTTGAATAATTAA
- the hisS gene encoding histidine--tRNA ligase, whose amino-acid sequence MASEEKPKKNLELRAPRGMEDILPHQWRLWRRLEEVAREIFELSGYHEVRTPVFENTGLFVRGIGNTTDIVEKEMYTFSDSEGSSITLRPENTAGVMRAYVEYELYKTQKFQKFYYVGPQFRKERPQAGRLRQFHQMGIEAVGTMDPLVDVETISVATQVYDRLGLVDYEVKLNTIGCEECRPSYRKTLKEQLSQHKKDLCKLCLARMERNVFRVLDCKEDRCKEIARKMPVIYHYLCKACKDHFEVVKEALTDINIKYDLDAFLVRGLDYYTKTVYEVVLPMLGARSAICAGGRYDNLIAEIGGPPTGAVGFAMGMESSMLALEKAYQNKVPVDEGEPVTQVYLVSIGDGTHRECFKIAQRLRAQGLSCDLDYEGRSPKAQMRSANKRGAKRVIVIGPDELAQGLVKLKDMETGKEKLLTEDQLAVYSQVDAENWD is encoded by the coding sequence ATGGCCAGCGAAGAGAAACCAAAGAAAAACCTGGAGTTACGGGCACCACGGGGCATGGAAGACATACTGCCTCATCAGTGGCGCCTGTGGCGGAGGCTCGAGGAGGTAGCCAGGGAGATATTCGAGCTCTCCGGCTACCACGAGGTCCGCACCCCCGTCTTTGAAAACACCGGGCTCTTCGTCAGGGGCATCGGTAATACCACAGACATCGTAGAAAAAGAGATGTATACTTTTTCTGACAGCGAAGGCTCATCCATCACGCTCCGGCCGGAAAACACCGCCGGGGTGATGCGCGCATACGTCGAGTACGAACTGTACAAGACGCAGAAATTTCAAAAATTCTACTATGTCGGACCCCAGTTCCGAAAGGAAAGACCCCAGGCGGGCCGTCTCCGGCAATTCCACCAGATGGGCATAGAGGCAGTGGGCACGATGGACCCACTTGTAGACGTGGAGACGATAAGCGTGGCCACCCAGGTATATGACCGCCTCGGCCTGGTCGATTATGAAGTAAAACTAAACACCATCGGGTGCGAGGAGTGCAGGCCGTCGTATCGCAAGACATTAAAAGAGCAACTGTCACAACACAAAAAGGACCTCTGCAAGCTATGCCTGGCACGTATGGAGAGAAACGTCTTCCGCGTCCTCGACTGCAAGGAAGACAGATGCAAAGAAATAGCCCGCAAGATGCCCGTGATATACCACTATCTTTGCAAGGCGTGTAAAGACCACTTTGAGGTGGTCAAAGAGGCATTAACAGACATAAACATAAAGTACGACCTGGACGCCTTCCTGGTAAGGGGACTCGATTACTACACCAAGACCGTATACGAGGTAGTCCTCCCGATGCTCGGCGCCAGGAGTGCCATCTGCGCCGGCGGGCGTTACGATAACCTCATCGCCGAGATAGGCGGTCCGCCAACCGGCGCCGTCGGCTTCGCCATGGGCATGGAGAGCAGCATGCTCGCCCTTGAAAAGGCATATCAGAATAAAGTGCCGGTAGACGAGGGTGAACCCGTAACACAGGTATATCTGGTCTCCATCGGCGACGGCACGCACAGGGAGTGCTTCAAGATCGCCCAGAGGCTGAGGGCGCAGGGCCTCTCCTGCGACCTGGACTATGAAGGCCGGAGCCCGAAGGCACAGATGCGGTCGGCAAACAAGCGGGGGGCGAAGAGGGTCATTGTAATCGGACCCGACGAGCTGGCCCAGGGACTGGTGAAATTGAAGGATATGGAGACCGGCAAAGAAAAGCTCCTCACCGAAGACCAGTTAGCGGTATACTCGCAGGTAGACGCCGAGAACTGGGACTAG
- the lpxB gene encoding lipid-A-disaccharide synthase produces the protein MTEKKIFISAGDPSGDIHGANLMKEVLKRNPGVTFYGLGIDRMHDAGLHCMHAMDDHAIMWASTLIKIPTLWQVYNDCKRFFDEEKPDLAVLIDYAGLNIYLARAAAKRGVPVIYYICPQLWAHGSWRIKKLKKVVKQLLLVYPFEEEFYAPTGMSFKYVGHPLFDELSKRAQDDALVDRLKAEKGECLVSILPGSREQEINKLLPIFLRAADVVRKKLPQTNFIISCHHPRNVDLVNSIVSRFDFPGEIVIGNLPEVIEASTVCLGSSGTVTLEVAAHLTPMVVVYRITPFAYFVAKPYIETPFLCLVNMVAGEHLVPEALMWRDNHQWIADRVLELLQDTDKRKYIIEGLKRVKAAVGGTGASVHAAEEVLRMINSSV, from the coding sequence TTGACTGAGAAAAAGATATTCATAAGTGCAGGCGACCCTTCGGGTGACATCCACGGCGCCAACCTCATGAAGGAGGTACTCAAGAGAAACCCCGGCGTGACGTTCTATGGATTGGGGATAGACAGGATGCACGACGCCGGACTCCATTGTATGCACGCGATGGACGACCACGCAATCATGTGGGCAAGCACCCTCATCAAGATACCCACCCTCTGGCAGGTGTACAACGACTGCAAACGCTTCTTCGATGAAGAAAAGCCGGACCTTGCCGTATTGATAGATTACGCCGGCCTCAATATCTACCTCGCACGCGCGGCGGCCAAACGCGGGGTGCCGGTCATCTACTACATATGCCCCCAGCTCTGGGCCCACGGCAGCTGGAGGATAAAAAAGCTGAAAAAAGTAGTTAAACAGCTGCTCCTTGTTTATCCCTTCGAAGAGGAATTTTATGCCCCTACAGGTATGTCCTTCAAGTACGTAGGCCACCCGCTCTTTGACGAACTCAGCAAACGGGCGCAAGACGACGCCCTGGTAGACCGCCTTAAGGCTGAGAAGGGAGAGTGCCTGGTCTCAATCCTGCCGGGAAGCAGAGAGCAGGAGATAAACAAGCTCCTGCCCATATTCCTGAGGGCGGCAGACGTCGTGCGGAAGAAACTACCGCAGACAAATTTCATCATATCCTGCCACCATCCGCGGAACGTAGACCTGGTAAATAGTATCGTAAGCAGGTTCGATTTCCCGGGTGAGATAGTCATCGGCAACCTGCCGGAGGTCATTGAGGCATCCACCGTCTGCCTGGGCAGCTCCGGAACGGTAACTCTGGAGGTGGCCGCTCATCTTACCCCGATGGTGGTCGTTTACCGTATTACACCGTTTGCATACTTCGTGGCAAAGCCGTACATAGAAACCCCCTTCCTGTGCCTCGTCAACATGGTTGCCGGGGAGCATCTTGTCCCCGAAGCACTCATGTGGAGAGACAACCATCAATGGATAGCCGACCGGGTTCTGGAACTGCTGCAGGACACAGACAAGAGGAAGTACATCATAGAGGGATTAAAACGGGTCAAGGCAGCCGTAGGCGGGACCGGTGCGTCAGTGCACGCGGCGGAAGAGGTCTTACGTATGATAAACAGCAGCGTTTAG
- a CDS encoding MFS transporter: MTNDAAAFKPQGNTTVLSFATAAFGVCFAVWALYAPLGPYFREELHISETQLALLISIPAFLGAVMRIPMGILTDMYGGRKVFSALLLFCFLPTIAAMYANTYGFLFVCGFLFGMSGTSFAVGIPHVSRWYPQHRQGLVLGIYGIGNVGAALSTLFVPRLIMYFGGDWHSIFPLYAIPCLIMAVLYWQFTTDAPTGASTKSLGEIMGVFRRTPLAWTFCAFYWVTFGGFVCFSLFLPAYFKKVYNITPVQAGDLTTVFILVTSFIRPIGGYLADRMDGRKMLIVLYILIAALLILEGLRPNLTMASVAFVLLGALLGIGNGVVYKLVPTYFAAETGAIGGLVGAAGGLGGFFMPIVLGASRDMTGSYFTGFGIAAAICLLCVYLARKEFKRVE, translated from the coding sequence ATGACCAATGACGCGGCCGCCTTCAAACCACAGGGCAATACAACAGTACTCTCTTTTGCCACGGCGGCCTTTGGGGTGTGCTTTGCCGTGTGGGCCCTTTATGCCCCTTTAGGTCCGTACTTCAGGGAAGAACTACACATCAGCGAGACCCAGCTCGCCCTGCTTATATCCATACCGGCATTTCTGGGCGCCGTCATGCGCATCCCCATGGGCATTCTCACCGATATGTACGGCGGCCGAAAGGTCTTCAGCGCCCTGCTGTTATTCTGTTTCCTGCCCACCATTGCGGCTATGTACGCCAACACATACGGCTTCCTGTTCGTATGCGGTTTCCTCTTCGGCATGTCGGGGACGTCCTTTGCCGTAGGTATTCCCCACGTATCAAGGTGGTACCCTCAACACAGGCAGGGACTCGTGCTCGGTATATACGGTATCGGGAACGTCGGAGCCGCCCTGTCTACGCTGTTTGTACCACGCCTTATCATGTATTTCGGCGGGGACTGGCACAGCATCTTTCCCCTCTATGCCATCCCCTGCCTTATAATGGCCGTTCTTTACTGGCAGTTCACCACTGACGCGCCAACGGGCGCAAGCACGAAGTCACTCGGTGAGATAATGGGCGTGTTCAGGCGGACCCCTCTTGCCTGGACATTTTGCGCATTTTACTGGGTAACGTTTGGCGGTTTCGTTTGTTTCTCGTTATTCCTGCCGGCGTACTTCAAAAAGGTCTACAACATCACACCCGTACAGGCCGGTGACCTGACAACCGTCTTTATACTTGTCACGTCATTCATAAGGCCCATTGGAGGTTATCTTGCCGACAGGATGGACGGGAGGAAGATGCTCATCGTGCTGTATATCCTGATAGCAGCCCTTCTCATTCTGGAAGGGTTAAGGCCCAATCTCACCATGGCATCTGTGGCTTTTGTCCTGCTCGGCGCCCTTTTGGGTATCGGCAACGGTGTCGTTTATAAGCTGGTACCTACTTACTTCGCCGCGGAGACAGGAGCGATCGGAGGTCTGGTGGGCGCGGCCGGCGGCCTGGGGGGATTCTTTATGCCCATTGTTTTGGGTGCCTCCAGAGATATGACCGGCAGTTACTTCACCGGTTTTGGTATTGCCGCGGCCATATGCTTGTTGTGCGTGTATCTGGCGCGCAAGGAATTCAAGAGGGTAGAGTAA
- a CDS encoding MFS transporter gives MVLYLATIAFFFCFAIWALYAPLGPYFREWYGLSAGQALILVAIPALLGSIIRIPIGILADKYGGRKVFTLLLFFVILPLVGAIFADSYIMFLICGLFFGVAGTSFIVGITHVSVWYPQSKQGTALGIYGVGNVGTILATIFVPILIVNVFGGNVIDSGTGGAAANTPVEHTLQDVDSFSPEDMDKGTSHQELPPKFMLGSLPGWHLIFGIYAIPALIMGIIYWIVTSEPPRRHKPKTFGQIFSVYRSSGLAWIFSYLYWMTFGGFVAFALFSPTYFNDRWDIDKQTASVVYTTIFVLITALIRSFGGWLSDKINARKILIVTFGVSLGVLVAMTAEISFPIQVACLYVLGACCGIGNACVFKLIPSYFTAVGAVGGLAGAIGGTGGFFMPIVMGLIKDATGSYKYGFAIWVAICLGTLIVVLTPRLFHKQKI, from the coding sequence GTGGTACTTTACCTCGCCACAATCGCATTTTTCTTTTGCTTTGCCATCTGGGCCTTATATGCCCCGCTTGGACCCTACTTCAGGGAGTGGTACGGACTCTCGGCCGGGCAGGCACTGATACTGGTAGCCATTCCGGCCCTGTTAGGTTCCATAATCCGCATACCCATCGGTATATTGGCAGATAAATACGGCGGCAGGAAAGTATTCACCTTACTGCTGTTCTTCGTCATCCTTCCGTTGGTTGGTGCCATATTTGCCGACAGTTATATCATGTTTCTTATCTGCGGCCTGTTCTTCGGCGTGGCGGGCACGTCGTTCATCGTAGGTATTACCCACGTATCGGTCTGGTACCCGCAGTCGAAGCAGGGTACCGCGCTGGGGATATACGGTGTTGGTAACGTAGGTACTATACTGGCCACCATATTTGTGCCCATCTTGATTGTAAATGTCTTCGGCGGCAATGTCATTGATTCCGGGACCGGTGGGGCCGCCGCAAACACCCCGGTGGAACACACGCTTCAGGATGTCGATAGTTTCTCTCCTGAGGACATGGATAAGGGCACATCGCATCAGGAACTGCCCCCTAAATTTATGCTGGGTTCCCTGCCCGGCTGGCACCTTATTTTCGGCATCTATGCCATCCCCGCCCTGATTATGGGCATAATATACTGGATAGTGACCTCTGAGCCGCCAAGGCGTCATAAGCCCAAGACGTTCGGGCAGATCTTTAGTGTTTATAGGTCGAGCGGGCTGGCCTGGATATTCTCATATCTTTACTGGATGACCTTTGGCGGTTTTGTGGCCTTCGCACTCTTTTCACCCACCTACTTCAATGACCGCTGGGACATAGACAAACAAACGGCCTCTGTGGTATACACCACTATATTCGTCCTTATAACGGCCCTTATAAGGTCGTTTGGCGGTTGGCTTTCAGACAAGATAAACGCAAGAAAGATACTGATTGTCACCTTCGGGGTCTCCCTCGGGGTACTGGTTGCGATGACTGCCGAGATATCGTTTCCCATACAGGTTGCATGCCTGTACGTCCTTGGGGCCTGCTGCGGTATAGGGAACGCCTGCGTGTTCAAACTCATCCCCTCCTATTTTACCGCTGTGGGTGCGGTGGGTGGTCTTGCCGGGGCTATTGGTGGGACCGGCGGCTTCTTTATGCCCATTGTAATGGGCCTGATCAAGGATGCGACCGGCAGCTACAAGTACGGATTTGCGATATGGGTGGCCATATGCCTGGGGACTCTTATCGTTGTTCTAACGCCAAGACTGTTTCATAAGCAAAAGATATAG
- a CDS encoding glycine zipper domain-containing protein encodes MNNKIFIMCLLVSVLAFTGCEMTKTQKGAGIGAVGGAAGGAAIGAAVGAPGTGALIGGGVGALGGALVGKHLEKKDEEKEKEEVKKQLEEEKAKNK; translated from the coding sequence ATGAATAATAAGATTTTTATTATGTGTCTTCTCGTAAGTGTACTTGCGTTTACAGGTTGTGAGATGACAAAGACCCAGAAGGGTGCAGGTATTGGCGCTGTAGGCGGAGCGGCGGGAGGTGCCGCTATCGGTGCGGCAGTAGGAGCCCCCGGTACAGGTGCGTTAATTGGCGGGGGCGTAGGTGCACTGGGTGGTGCACTTGTTGGTAAGCACCTGGAAAAGAAGGATGAGGAAAAGGAGAAGGAGGAGGTCAAAAAGCAGTTGGAAGAGGAGAAGGCGAAGAATAAGTAG